In Streptantibioticus cattleyicolor NRRL 8057 = DSM 46488, a genomic segment contains:
- a CDS encoding FGGY family carbohydrate kinase — protein sequence MGIVAGLDSSTTGTTVVVCDTDTGAVLRQGYAPHPYDGEGEGGQGRRIEADPQSWLLSLGEAAKDGLLEGVQAIGVSGQQHGMVALDAGGVLVRPAMLWNDKRAQAAAADLTEALGGPTGWAEAVGSVPQAAHPVAKLRWLAQHEPASAQRVAEVLAPHDWLVWQLLGRPAHRTTDRGDASGTGYWSAATGGYRIDLVELALGHRVRLPEVLGPADPAGHTPEGLLISAGTGDNMAAALGLGLGPGDAAVVLGASGTVFAVHHEALVDPSGTITSYADATGRHLPVVQTRNAVRVLRGAADLLGTDLAGVSELALRSTPGAYGLVLLPYLEGERTPQLPHTAGLLAGLRRESMKPEHLARAAVEGMLCGLADALDVLRGRGVEVRRVFLLGPAGELPAVQAAAPALFGVPVVVPPPADYAALGAARQAAWALGAQQGALSPAEPPHWQTAAYRLLEPGDDLPAGAAVRQQYTAVREQTHPGAFAAL from the coding sequence ATGGGGATAGTCGCCGGCTTGGACAGTTCGACCACAGGCACCACCGTCGTCGTCTGCGACACGGACACCGGTGCCGTACTGCGGCAGGGCTACGCCCCGCACCCGTACGACGGTGAGGGCGAGGGCGGCCAGGGCAGGCGGATCGAGGCCGATCCGCAGTCGTGGCTGCTCTCCCTGGGCGAGGCGGCCAAGGACGGGCTGCTCGAAGGGGTCCAGGCGATCGGGGTCTCCGGGCAGCAGCACGGGATGGTGGCGCTGGACGCGGGGGGTGTGCTCGTCCGCCCGGCGATGCTGTGGAACGACAAGCGGGCGCAGGCCGCCGCCGCCGACCTCACCGAGGCGCTGGGCGGCCCGACCGGCTGGGCGGAGGCGGTCGGCTCGGTTCCGCAGGCCGCGCACCCGGTGGCCAAGCTGCGCTGGCTGGCCCAGCACGAACCGGCCTCGGCGCAGCGGGTGGCCGAGGTGCTCGCCCCGCACGACTGGCTGGTGTGGCAGTTGCTGGGGCGTCCGGCGCACCGCACCACCGACCGGGGCGACGCCTCGGGCACCGGTTACTGGTCGGCGGCGACCGGTGGCTACCGCATCGACCTGGTGGAGCTGGCGCTGGGCCACCGGGTACGGCTGCCGGAGGTGCTCGGCCCCGCCGACCCGGCCGGCCACACCCCGGAGGGGCTGCTGATCTCGGCCGGCACCGGGGACAACATGGCCGCGGCGCTCGGCCTCGGGCTCGGTCCGGGGGACGCCGCGGTGGTGCTGGGGGCCTCCGGCACCGTCTTCGCCGTCCACCACGAGGCGCTGGTGGACCCGTCGGGCACCATCACCTCGTACGCGGACGCCACCGGCCGGCATCTGCCGGTGGTGCAGACCCGCAACGCGGTACGGGTGCTGCGGGGCGCCGCCGATCTGCTGGGGACGGACCTGGCGGGGGTCTCGGAGCTGGCGCTGCGTTCGACGCCGGGGGCGTACGGGCTGGTGCTGCTGCCGTATCTGGAGGGCGAGCGCACCCCGCAGTTGCCGCACACCGCCGGGCTGCTGGCGGGGCTGCGGCGGGAGAGCATGAAGCCGGAGCACCTGGCCCGGGCGGCGGTCGAGGGCATGCTGTGCGGGCTGGCGGACGCGCTGGACGTGCTGCGCGGGCGCGGGGTGGAGGTGCGCCGGGTCTTCCTGCTCGGTCCGGCCGGTGAGCTGCCCGCGGTGCAGGCGGCGGCGCCGGCGCTGTTCGGTGTGCCGGTGGTCGTACCGCCGCCGGCGGACTACGCGGCGCTGGGCGCGGCCCGGCAGGCGGCGTGGGCGCTCGGCGCGCAGCAGGGCGCCCTTTCGCCAGCGGAGCCGCCGCACTGGCAGACCGCTGCCTATCGGCTGCTGGAGCCGGGTGACGACCTCCCGGCGGGCGCGGCGGTGCGCCAGCAGTACACGGCGGTGCGGGAGCAGACCCATCCGGGTGCCTTCGCCGCGCTGTGA
- a CDS encoding RNA polymerase sigma factor: MPESSEGGTPHAPGRPLTVCLGAAGGGAAAVPLPRAAETVIARSREAAPVQTQSRTAPAPAAGAAAAEPAPGGDAPPSIEAPGRPRLALAEPLLERVPAQGRAPAHPESLPAAPPDETPETPEASGADEDDRPPREEAAGPSADLFRQYLREIGRIPLLTAEEEVELARRVEAGLFAEEKLEHTPDLDTRLAGDLDRLVVLGRIAKRRLIEANLRLVVSVAKRYVGRGLTMLDLVQEGNLGLIRAVEKFDYARGYKFSTYATWWIRQAMSRALADQARTIRVPVHVVELINRVVRVQRRLLQERGYEPCAADVADQLDLTEERVGEVLRLAQEPVSLHAPVGDEDDVALGDLIEDGDAASPVESAAFLLLREHLEAVLSTLGERERRVVQLRYGLLDGRPRTLEEIGRIFGVTRERIRQIESKTLGKLRDHAFAEQLRGYLD; the protein is encoded by the coding sequence GTGCCTGAGTCCTCGGAAGGCGGAACGCCGCATGCCCCCGGCCGCCCGCTCACGGTGTGCCTTGGGGCGGCGGGCGGCGGGGCCGCAGCCGTTCCACTCCCGCGCGCCGCCGAGACCGTGATCGCGCGAAGTCGGGAGGCCGCCCCCGTGCAGACCCAGTCCCGGACCGCCCCAGCCCCAGCCGCCGGCGCCGCCGCGGCCGAGCCCGCGCCGGGCGGCGACGCCCCGCCGTCCATCGAAGCGCCCGGCCGGCCCCGACTCGCCCTCGCCGAGCCGCTGTTGGAGCGCGTACCGGCCCAGGGCCGCGCACCGGCGCACCCCGAATCGCTCCCGGCCGCACCGCCGGACGAGACCCCCGAGACCCCCGAGGCCTCCGGGGCCGACGAGGACGACCGCCCGCCCCGCGAGGAGGCGGCCGGACCCTCCGCCGACCTGTTCCGCCAGTACCTGCGCGAGATCGGCCGCATCCCGCTGCTCACCGCCGAGGAGGAGGTCGAACTCGCCCGCCGGGTCGAGGCCGGACTCTTCGCCGAGGAGAAGCTGGAACACACCCCCGACCTCGACACCCGGCTCGCCGGCGACCTCGACCGCCTCGTCGTCCTCGGCCGCATCGCCAAACGCCGGCTGATCGAGGCCAACCTGCGGCTGGTGGTCTCGGTCGCCAAACGCTACGTCGGCCGCGGCCTGACCATGCTCGACCTCGTCCAGGAGGGCAACCTCGGGCTGATCCGGGCGGTCGAGAAGTTCGACTACGCCCGCGGCTACAAGTTCTCCACCTACGCCACCTGGTGGATCCGCCAGGCCATGAGCCGCGCCCTGGCCGACCAGGCCCGCACGATACGCGTCCCGGTCCACGTCGTGGAGCTGATCAACCGCGTGGTACGGGTCCAGCGCCGGCTGCTCCAGGAACGCGGCTACGAACCCTGCGCCGCCGACGTCGCCGACCAGCTCGACCTCACCGAGGAACGCGTCGGCGAGGTGCTGCGCCTGGCCCAGGAGCCGGTCTCGCTGCACGCCCCCGTCGGCGACGAGGACGACGTGGCCCTCGGCGACCTGATCGAGGACGGCGACGCCGCCTCACCCGTGGAGTCCGCCGCCTTCCTGCTGCTGCGCGAACACCTCGAAGCCGTCCTGTCCACCCTCGGCGAACGCGAACGCCGCGTCGTCCAGCTCCGCTACGGCCTCCTCGACGGCCGCCCGCGCACCCTGGAGGAGATCGGCCGGATCTTCGGCGTCACCCGCGAACGCATCCGCCAGATCGAGTCCAAGACCCTCGGCAAACTCCGCGACCACGCCTTCGCCGAGCAACTGCGCGGCTACCTCGACTGA
- the dnaG gene encoding DNA primase codes for MAGRIRDEDVKAVRDAVPIDAVVAEYLQLRPAGGGNLKGLCPFHDEKSPSFQVSPSKGLFYCFGCQEGGDTIDFVMKLDHLSFSETIERLAAKAGITLRYDEGGYLPGRQQGERTRLVEAHKAAALFYTEQLDGAEAEIARKFLAGRGFDQAAAEHFGVGYAPAGWDHLVRYLRGKGFTDKELLLCGLASEGRRGPIDRFRGRLMWPIRDITGEVIGFGARKLRDDDNGPKYLNTPETPLYKKSQVLYGIDLAKKDIGKLGRAVVVEGYTDVMACHLAGVTTAIATCGTAFGEEHIKILRRVLMDNSGSQVVFTFDGDAAGQRAALRAFEDDQKFAARTSIAVSPGGMDPCELRLAEGDAAVRNLIDTAQPLFGFAIRSTVAGHNLDTAEGRAAALEQAAPIVAGIKDTAIQHEYAVQLAAMLGILDEQFVVRRVAQLARWQRDRARGGDPGRPASAARAPRPAAAPPRPTGPRLDLRSPAHRVERELLKLALQHPHLVAPAFDAYGEDEFTGAPYAAVRRAIAEAGGVTTADDGYLARVRDAAPDDSVRALVTELAVEPPHTRRAADAIYAGEHLVAVRLHAVDRRITEVRATLARLGPNAAPDQAAAVQNELWALQQYGKRLRDQGAAAL; via the coding sequence GTGGCAGGTCGGATCAGGGACGAGGATGTGAAGGCGGTCCGGGACGCGGTCCCGATCGACGCCGTCGTCGCCGAATACCTCCAGCTCCGCCCGGCCGGCGGCGGCAACCTCAAGGGGCTCTGCCCCTTCCACGACGAGAAGTCCCCGTCCTTCCAAGTCAGCCCCAGCAAGGGGCTCTTCTACTGCTTCGGCTGCCAGGAGGGCGGCGACACGATCGACTTCGTGATGAAGCTCGACCACCTGTCGTTCTCCGAGACCATCGAGCGCCTCGCCGCCAAGGCCGGCATCACCCTGCGCTACGACGAGGGCGGCTACCTGCCCGGACGCCAGCAGGGCGAACGCACCCGGCTCGTCGAGGCCCACAAGGCGGCGGCGCTGTTCTACACCGAGCAGCTCGACGGCGCCGAGGCCGAGATCGCCCGCAAGTTCCTCGCCGGACGCGGCTTCGACCAGGCGGCGGCCGAGCACTTCGGGGTCGGCTACGCCCCGGCCGGCTGGGACCACCTGGTGCGCTACCTGCGCGGCAAGGGCTTCACCGACAAGGAACTGCTGCTCTGCGGCCTCGCCTCGGAAGGCCGCCGCGGCCCCATCGACCGCTTCCGGGGCCGCCTGATGTGGCCCATCCGCGACATCACCGGCGAGGTCATCGGCTTCGGCGCCCGCAAACTGCGCGACGACGACAACGGCCCCAAGTACCTCAACACCCCCGAGACCCCGCTGTACAAGAAGTCCCAGGTCCTCTACGGCATCGACCTGGCCAAGAAGGACATCGGCAAGCTCGGCCGCGCCGTGGTCGTCGAGGGGTACACCGACGTCATGGCCTGCCACCTCGCCGGGGTCACCACCGCCATCGCCACCTGCGGCACCGCCTTCGGCGAGGAACACATCAAGATCCTGCGCCGGGTGCTGATGGACAACTCCGGCTCCCAGGTGGTCTTCACCTTCGACGGCGACGCGGCCGGCCAGCGCGCCGCGCTGCGCGCCTTCGAGGACGACCAGAAGTTCGCCGCCCGCACCTCCATCGCGGTCAGCCCCGGCGGCATGGACCCCTGCGAGCTGCGGCTGGCCGAGGGCGACGCCGCGGTACGCAACCTGATCGACACCGCTCAGCCGCTCTTCGGCTTCGCCATCCGCTCCACCGTGGCCGGCCACAACCTCGACACCGCCGAGGGCCGCGCCGCCGCCCTGGAACAGGCCGCGCCGATCGTCGCCGGGATCAAGGACACCGCGATCCAGCACGAGTACGCCGTCCAGCTCGCCGCCATGCTCGGCATCCTCGACGAGCAGTTCGTCGTCCGCCGGGTCGCCCAGCTCGCCCGCTGGCAGCGCGACCGGGCCCGCGGCGGCGACCCCGGCCGCCCGGCGTCCGCCGCCCGCGCGCCGCGCCCCGCCGCCGCCCCGCCCCGCCCCACCGGCCCTCGGCTCGACCTGCGCAGCCCCGCCCACCGGGTGGAACGCGAACTGCTCAAGCTCGCCCTGCAACACCCGCACCTGGTCGCCCCCGCCTTCGACGCCTACGGCGAGGACGAGTTCACCGGCGCCCCCTACGCCGCCGTCCGCCGCGCCATCGCCGAGGCCGGCGGGGTCACCACCGCCGACGACGGCTACCTCGCCCGGGTCCGCGACGCCGCCCCCGACGACTCGGTCCGCGCCCTCGTCACCGAGCTGGCCGTCGAACCCCCGCACACCCGCCGCGCCGCCGACGCCATCTACGCCGGCGAACACCTCGTCGCCGTCCGCCTGCACGCCGTCGACCGCCGGATCACCGAGGTCCGCGCCACCCTCGCCCGCCTCGGCCCGAACGCCGCCCCCGACCAGGCCGCCGCCGTCCAGAACGAACTGTGGGCGCTCCAGCAGTACGGCAAGCGCCTGCGCGACCAGGGCGCCGCCGCGCTGTGA
- a CDS encoding GNAT family N-acetyltransferase, with protein sequence MSRPAPGPSARTAVVPVEEIFELRRAVLRPGRPPGSAVFAEDAEPATFHIAAYTPDGALAACVTFFPEPLPGEEGPAYRFRGMASAPELRGHGYGAAVLRAGLAEAAARGARIVWCNGRTSARGFYEHHGFAVGGDEFMIEGVGPHFLFTIKPL encoded by the coding sequence ATGAGCAGACCAGCGCCCGGCCCGAGCGCCCGCACCGCCGTCGTACCCGTCGAGGAGATCTTCGAGCTGCGCCGCGCGGTGCTGCGCCCGGGCCGTCCGCCCGGCAGCGCCGTCTTCGCCGAGGACGCCGAGCCCGCCACGTTCCACATCGCCGCGTACACCCCGGACGGCGCCCTCGCCGCCTGCGTCACCTTCTTCCCCGAGCCGCTGCCCGGCGAGGAGGGCCCCGCCTACCGCTTCCGCGGCATGGCCAGCGCCCCCGAGCTGCGCGGCCACGGGTACGGGGCCGCCGTGCTGCGCGCCGGGCTCGCCGAGGCGGCGGCCCGCGGCGCCCGGATCGTGTGGTGCAACGGACGCACCTCTGCCCGCGGCTTCTACGAGCACCACGGCTTCGCGGTCGGCGGCGACGAGTTCATGATCGAGGGCGTCGGCCCGCACTTCCTGTTCACCATCAAGCCGCTGTGA
- a CDS encoding NAD(P)/FAD-dependent oxidoreductase has translation MVDADQTFVIVGAGLAGAKAAETLRAEGFTGRVILIGDERDHPYERPPLSKGFLLGKEERDSVFVHPAAWYAEHDIELHLGQPVVQLDRNTRTVALGDGTALRYDKLLLATGAEPRRLDIPGTGLAGVHHLRRLAHAERLRGVLASLGRDNGHLVIAGAGWIGLEVAAAARSYGAEVTVVEPEPTPLHTVLGPELGGVFAGLHREHGVRFRFGTRLTEITGQDGMVLAVRTDDGEEHPCHDVLAAIGAAPRTGLAEAAGLTVVDRAHGGGIAVDASLRTSDPDIFAAGDCAAADNPLLGTRLRVEHWANALNGGPTAARAMLGHQIAYDRVPYFFTDQYDLGMEFSGHAAPGSYDQVVCRGDVGKRQFIAFWLADGRVQAAMNVNVWDVTDQLQRLIGSRRTVDPERLADPAVPLTSFLE, from the coding sequence GTGGTCGACGCAGATCAGACGTTCGTCATCGTGGGAGCCGGGCTGGCCGGGGCCAAGGCCGCCGAGACCCTGCGGGCGGAGGGGTTCACCGGCCGGGTCATCCTGATCGGGGACGAACGCGACCACCCGTACGAACGCCCGCCGCTGTCCAAGGGCTTCCTGCTGGGCAAGGAGGAACGCGACTCGGTCTTCGTCCACCCCGCCGCCTGGTACGCCGAGCATGACATCGAGCTCCACCTCGGCCAGCCCGTCGTCCAGCTCGACCGCAACACCCGCACCGTCGCGCTCGGTGACGGCACCGCGCTCCGCTACGACAAGCTGCTGCTGGCCACCGGCGCCGAACCCCGCCGGCTGGACATCCCCGGCACCGGCCTGGCCGGCGTCCACCACCTGCGGCGGCTGGCCCACGCCGAACGGCTCCGCGGCGTCCTCGCCTCCCTCGGCCGTGACAACGGCCACCTGGTGATCGCCGGCGCCGGCTGGATCGGCCTGGAGGTCGCCGCCGCCGCCCGCTCCTACGGCGCCGAGGTCACCGTGGTCGAGCCGGAACCCACCCCGCTGCACACCGTCCTCGGCCCCGAACTCGGCGGCGTCTTCGCCGGCCTCCACCGCGAGCACGGCGTCCGCTTCCGCTTCGGCACCCGGCTCACCGAGATCACCGGCCAGGACGGCATGGTCCTCGCGGTCCGCACCGACGACGGCGAGGAACACCCCTGCCACGACGTGCTCGCCGCGATCGGCGCCGCCCCCCGCACCGGACTCGCCGAGGCCGCCGGGCTCACCGTGGTCGACCGCGCCCACGGCGGCGGCATCGCCGTCGACGCCTCGCTGCGCACCAGCGACCCCGACATCTTCGCCGCCGGGGACTGCGCAGCCGCCGACAACCCGCTGCTCGGCACCCGGCTGCGCGTCGAACACTGGGCCAACGCCCTCAACGGAGGGCCTACCGCCGCCCGCGCCATGCTCGGCCACCAGATCGCCTACGACCGCGTCCCCTACTTCTTCACCGACCAGTACGACCTGGGCATGGAGTTCTCCGGGCACGCCGCCCCCGGCTCCTACGACCAGGTGGTCTGCCGCGGCGACGTCGGCAAGCGCCAGTTCATCGCCTTCTGGCTGGCCGACGGCCGCGTCCAGGCCGCCATGAACGTCAACGTCTGGGACGTCACCGACCAGCTCCAGCGGCTCATCGGCTCCCGCCGGACCGTCGACCCCGAGCGCCTGGCCGACCCCGCGGTGCCTCTGACATCCTTCCTGGAATGA
- a CDS encoding deoxyguanosinetriphosphate triphosphohydrolase produces the protein MDGTHQVADPLAAPYTEADTERWVPEPDKRPGRTAFQRDRARVLHSAALRRLAGKTQVVDPGSVVPEFDTSPRTRLTHSLECAQVGRELGAALGCDADLVETACLAHDLGHPPFGHNGEQALAEVAAACGGFEGNAQSLRLLTRTEPKRFTAGPDGQVVSVGLNLTRAALDAATKYPWPRGGHPTDPGSAKFGVYPDDRPVFDWLRSGAPAGRRCFEAEVMDWSDDVAYSVHDVEDGLHAGHLDPAVLRSGPERRDIHAVAIGRYAPDADPAELAAALDRLLAQEWWPHRYDGSALARARLKDATSQLIGRFCLAAERATRDAYGPGRLTRYAARLVVPREVRLECAVLKAVADRYVMQRADQERRRAEQRVVIAELAAALTARAPDGLDPQFREVYAAAPDDRARLRAVVDQIASLTDAAALALHARLTT, from the coding sequence ATGGACGGGACACATCAGGTGGCGGACCCCCTCGCCGCCCCGTACACCGAGGCCGACACCGAGCGGTGGGTGCCGGAGCCGGACAAGCGGCCCGGGCGGACCGCGTTCCAGCGGGACCGGGCCAGGGTGCTGCACTCGGCCGCGTTGCGCCGGCTGGCCGGGAAGACCCAGGTGGTCGACCCGGGCTCGGTGGTGCCCGAGTTCGACACCAGCCCCCGTACCCGGCTCACCCACTCCCTCGAATGCGCCCAGGTCGGGCGGGAGTTGGGGGCGGCGCTCGGCTGCGACGCCGACCTGGTGGAGACCGCCTGCCTCGCCCACGACCTCGGCCACCCGCCCTTCGGCCACAACGGCGAGCAGGCCCTCGCCGAGGTCGCCGCGGCCTGCGGCGGCTTCGAGGGCAACGCCCAGTCGCTGCGGCTGCTCACCCGCACCGAGCCCAAACGGTTCACCGCCGGACCCGACGGCCAGGTGGTCAGTGTCGGCCTCAACCTCACCCGGGCCGCGCTGGACGCCGCCACCAAGTACCCCTGGCCACGCGGCGGCCACCCCACCGACCCCGGCTCCGCCAAGTTCGGGGTCTACCCCGACGACCGGCCGGTCTTCGACTGGCTGCGCTCCGGCGCCCCGGCCGGCCGCCGCTGCTTCGAGGCCGAGGTGATGGACTGGTCCGACGACGTCGCCTACTCGGTGCACGACGTGGAGGACGGCCTGCACGCCGGCCACCTCGACCCCGCCGTGCTCCGCTCCGGCCCCGAACGGCGCGACATCCACGCCGTCGCCATCGGCCGCTACGCCCCCGACGCCGACCCCGCCGAACTCGCCGCCGCCCTCGACCGGCTCCTCGCCCAGGAATGGTGGCCGCACCGCTACGACGGCTCCGCGCTCGCCCGCGCCCGGCTCAAGGACGCCACCTCCCAGCTCATCGGCCGCTTCTGCCTGGCCGCCGAACGCGCCACCAGGGACGCCTACGGCCCCGGCCGCCTCACCCGCTACGCCGCCCGCCTGGTGGTCCCGCGCGAGGTACGGCTGGAGTGCGCCGTCCTCAAGGCGGTCGCCGACCGGTACGTGATGCAACGCGCCGACCAGGAACGCCGCCGGGCCGAACAGCGCGTGGTGATCGCCGAGTTGGCGGCGGCGCTGACCGCCCGCGCCCCCGACGGGCTCGACCCGCAGTTCCGCGAGGTGTACGCGGCGGCCCCGGACGACCGGGCCCGGCTGCGCGCCGTGGTCGACCAGATCGCCTCGCTCACCGACGCGGCGGCGCTCGCCCTGCACGCCCGGCTGACCACCTGA
- a CDS encoding sirohydrochlorin chelatase translates to MTDAPTPPDAPGAPPAAPTMVVVAHGSRDPAARRALAVLLDRVRRLRPDVAVHPAHVELAEPLLDDALAALRGPAVLVPLLLADGYHVKHDLPAAAARAAPLAVTVARPLGPHPLLAAALHARLAEAGFRGAAATGRTGVVLAAAGSRDPDSAAATARTAALLTARLDGVPVLPGYACAARPTIPQAIARLTARGIHRVAVASCFTAPGRFAAEAATAAPWLVSAPLGAHPALARLVVRRYEEALSRASAHRPPRAFAGAPG, encoded by the coding sequence ATGACGGATGCGCCCACCCCACCGGATGCGCCCGGTGCGCCCCCCGCCGCCCCGACGATGGTGGTGGTCGCCCACGGCAGCCGCGACCCGGCCGCCCGCCGCGCCCTGGCCGTACTGCTGGACCGGGTGCGCCGGCTGCGGCCGGACGTCGCCGTCCACCCCGCCCACGTCGAACTGGCCGAGCCGCTGCTGGACGACGCCCTCGCCGCGCTGCGCGGCCCGGCCGTCCTCGTCCCGCTGCTCCTCGCCGACGGCTACCACGTCAAGCACGACCTGCCCGCCGCGGCGGCCCGCGCGGCCCCGCTCGCGGTCACCGTCGCCCGCCCGCTCGGCCCGCACCCGCTGCTCGCCGCGGCGCTCCACGCCCGGCTGGCCGAGGCCGGCTTCCGCGGCGCCGCCGCCACCGGCCGCACCGGGGTCGTCCTGGCCGCCGCCGGCTCCCGCGACCCCGACTCGGCCGCCGCCACCGCCCGTACCGCCGCGCTGCTCACCGCCCGCCTCGACGGCGTCCCCGTGCTGCCCGGCTACGCCTGCGCCGCCCGGCCGACCATCCCGCAGGCCATCGCCCGGCTCACCGCGCGCGGCATCCACCGGGTCGCCGTCGCCTCCTGCTTCACCGCCCCCGGCCGCTTCGCCGCCGAAGCCGCCACCGCCGCCCCCTGGCTCGTCTCCGCCCCCCTCGGCGCCCACCCCGCCCTGGCCCGCCTCGTCGTCCGCCGCTACGAGGAGGCCCTGTCACGCGCTTCCGCCCACCGGCCGCCGCGGGCGTTCGCGGGGGCGCCGGGGTAG
- a CDS encoding gamma-glutamylcyclotransferase family protein encodes MDTSSSPVAEGRLPFFVYGTLRPGEVNHARLLRGRTARAVPAVLRGALLYDGPGYPYALDAPGTPDGIHGDLIEPLPEAYDDVLAELDRLEDHTPGAPDNLYERLARTVHTAAGPRDAWVYLAGRATARHLRAHGRRIPGGDWKRRS; translated from the coding sequence ATGGACACGTCATCCAGTCCGGTGGCGGAGGGCCGCCTCCCCTTCTTCGTGTACGGCACGCTGCGCCCCGGCGAGGTCAACCACGCCCGGCTGCTGCGCGGACGCACCGCCCGCGCCGTCCCCGCCGTCCTGCGCGGCGCCCTGCTCTACGACGGCCCCGGCTACCCCTACGCCCTCGACGCCCCCGGCACGCCGGACGGGATCCACGGCGACCTGATCGAACCGCTCCCCGAGGCGTACGACGACGTCCTCGCCGAACTCGACCGCCTGGAGGACCACACCCCCGGCGCCCCGGACAACCTCTACGAACGCCTCGCACGCACCGTGCACACCGCCGCCGGCCCCCGCGACGCCTGGGTCTACCTGGCCGGCCGCGCGACCGCCCGCCACCTGCGCGCCCACGGACGGCGCATCCCCGGCGGCGACTGGAAACGGCGCTCCTGA
- a CDS encoding SanA/YdcF family protein, which yields MGRTGILPRTRRGWRRVVRWAAALCTLALLPATWLYVASSGRIRDVADVPPEPVGVVFGAGLDHGRPSPYLAHRLDAAAALYRAGKVRALLVTGDKGRTGYNEPAAMRAYLAAHGVPAGHVVLDYAGFDTWDSCARARRIFGVNRAVLVTQGFHIRRALALCAAAGVTGYGVGVAEPHDAIWYYGGAREVGAAAKAAVDALFTPAPTLLGPHEDGVARALREPR from the coding sequence ATGGGACGGACCGGGATACTGCCGCGCACCCGGCGCGGGTGGCGGCGCGTCGTGCGGTGGGCGGCGGCGCTGTGCACGCTGGCGCTGCTTCCGGCGACCTGGCTGTACGTCGCCTCCTCGGGGCGGATCCGGGACGTGGCCGACGTACCGCCGGAGCCGGTGGGCGTGGTCTTCGGCGCCGGGCTCGACCACGGCCGCCCGTCCCCGTACCTGGCGCACCGGCTGGACGCCGCCGCCGCGCTCTACCGCGCCGGCAAGGTCCGCGCGCTCCTGGTCACCGGCGACAAAGGCCGCACCGGGTACAACGAGCCGGCCGCGATGCGCGCCTACCTGGCCGCGCACGGCGTCCCGGCCGGCCACGTGGTGCTGGACTACGCGGGGTTCGACACCTGGGACTCGTGCGCCCGGGCCCGGCGGATCTTCGGGGTGAACCGGGCGGTGCTGGTGACCCAGGGGTTCCACATCCGCCGCGCGCTCGCCCTGTGCGCGGCGGCCGGGGTGACCGGGTACGGCGTCGGGGTGGCCGAGCCGCACGACGCGATCTGGTACTACGGCGGGGCGCGGGAGGTCGGGGCGGCGGCCAAGGCGGCGGTGGACGCGCTCTTCACGCCCGCCCCGACGCTGCTGGGGCCGCACGAGGACGGGGTGGCGCGCGCGTTGCGGGAACCGCGGTGA
- a CDS encoding rodlin produces the protein MIKKILATAAVVVSAVGATSAPAMAIGNGHGHGSNSANGNGSGQVYGNTTTGGYMSPQIGLVQGSLNKPCIGIPIKDIQVPILQIVAIQDLLNQHQTVTCTENTNVSEGDAPLSHILDNIPILSRNGAGNR, from the coding sequence GTGATCAAGAAGATTCTCGCTACGGCTGCGGTGGTGGTTTCAGCAGTGGGCGCCACCTCTGCTCCGGCCATGGCCATCGGCAATGGGCACGGCCACGGCTCGAACTCCGCCAACGGGAATGGCTCGGGGCAGGTGTACGGGAACACCACGACCGGCGGTTACATGAGCCCCCAGATCGGCCTGGTCCAGGGTTCGCTCAACAAGCCGTGCATCGGTATCCCGATCAAGGACATCCAGGTGCCGATCCTCCAGATCGTCGCGATCCAGGACCTGCTGAACCAGCACCAGACCGTGACCTGCACCGAGAACACCAACGTGAGCGAGGGCGACGCGCCGCTGTCGCACATCCTGGACAACATCCCGATCCTGTCCAGGAACGGCGCCGGCAACCGCTGA